The stretch of DNA ATTCTAGCCACGGAGACCCTCACAGAATGGCAGGAGGTATTAATGGTTATAGTAATTCATCTGAGCGCACACCGTACGGCTCAAGGGAGGATCTTGCATCAAGATATATTTCAGACAGATCTTCAAGTCTAGCTGGATATGATCATTCAAGTGCTCCAGGGCATAATATAAACTATGGTAACAGAGACTTAAGGAATGATGATCGGAATCTCGACAGGCCTGTTACAACTCCACCTCACACTCAGTTGCAAGGGCCAATTGTCTCCCAAAATGCTTCTTCAGAGAATGCTTGGCCAGAGGAACAACTACGGAACATGTCCTTGTCAACAATCAGAGAATACTACAGGTACCATTCTGTCTTTGTGGTGTGTATATCTTTCCGGTTACAGCTTTTGTTtattacatttaatttaatctcatgACAGTTGAGAGACACAAATGTTTATTACAGTTTATTTAGCCATTTAATTGCATTTAGGATTAGGATTTTATCATTATTTTGATACAGCTTTATACCATCTCATTAGTGAGTCTGCTGGTGCCAATTATAATAATCTtccattcttttatcaatctttCTTTTAGAATAAATCATCAATTTAGTCCGTAAACTATCATCGTCTCTTGAATTTAGTCCATAAACtatataaatatgataaataatCCTTAGTATATGAAATCGGTCAACTTAATCCCTAAAGTATATATGAAAatccatcaatttagtcttTAACATCTTGACAGATTTTATATACTGTAGGGAAtacttattatattatatagtttatggactaaattgatggattattctttcttttaattGTTTATACTACAAGTTGTAGTTGTTTGATTTCGGGGAACAAACTTGCCGCTTTATTTTTGTAACCCTATAGTTTAAACAAAAATAGCTCATGATTTGATTAAGTTCAATTCTTCATAGCTTTTAATATTATGATTAATTCCCAAACCACTCCAAACGCCTAATTTCCAGCCATGATGTTCAACACAAAATGATATCCTGTGAGAATGGGATTTTAGAGTGATCAGGGTCTGCAACATCAGTCGTTTGCGTGATATATCTTTTTTTAGAAAACAGCAAGCAAATTTTAAAGAGTTAAATGGAGTTTTCTCCTGGTCTGTTTTTTTCTTCCCTGTTCTTTGGAGTACTGAATTTCGCTTTCTTAACTTATGAACATCATAGTAATGGCCGGAAACTGTAAAATGTCCACACATTTTGAATAGGGAAAGGAGATATACAGGATGTTCTTGCTCTTTGCACTGTATTTATTGACACCGACTGACACATATACTGCATACACACATAAAAGTCTTTAGTATTTACATAGTTGTATACTTGTATTACTATTTAGAATGTACATAGTTGTATACTTGTATTAGTTGAGATCGTCAAGGAGTTAATCTTCTTCACCATGCATGTACTATTCTGCTGTCAAAATTTAACTTCTATAAATACACATGCATGTGTGGGATACAAGAATTAACAGATGAAGCAGTGGCACATTCTTTAATGTAGCGTGCTAGAGGGAGacctttttttttgcttttaacTTCCTTTGAGTGGCACGTGCATTAAAGAATGTGCTACTGCTTCATCTGTTAATTCTTTAATTCTTTTAACATACTCGGTATCATTCTTTAAGTTGATTTTGCTGAATTTCATTCTAAAACAATGATACCGAGTATGTTGTTCTTCAACTGCCAAGGCTTATTTGAGTGTCAGCCAAGTGCCAAGCCTTGTCTAGTGCATGTCCATGCAAATAATAAATAGTATTAATAGAATTCCTGTTTGATACAAGTCTAACGAGTGTCATACATACGGCATTGGAAAACTGTTTGACATTGACTCCGATACCTCAGAAAATAGACATACATGTGCTTCATGGGACTGGTTATTGATGAGAACCAAGTTAAGTTCCATAAGTATGCTGATGCCAGCAGATGTGTTTTCTGTTTCTTTGTTAAGTTTTTAGGTTGAATTGTCTTTTGCTTCCGTAGTGTTGCATGGCAGCCTTATTTCCCAGTTTATCTTGTGTGTAATATTATCTGACTGAAATTTATGTAATTTTCAGTGCTAGAGATGTAAATGAAGTTGCTCAATGCATCAGAGATTTGAACTCTCCAGCCTTTCACCCTTCCATGGTTTCTGTATGGGTCTTGGACTCATATGAGAGAAAGGACACTGAAAGAGATCTTTTAGCCAAACTGCTTGTCAAACTTGGGAAATCTCAGGATGGCCTATTAAGTCAAACTCAGCTTAACGAAGGGTAAGATTTATTTCACGATATAATAACTAGATGGAGAATACTTTGAGTTTAATGGTGATGCACTGTGGCtgcaaattaattttactccGACATCCAATAAAATCATCTCGCCACATAAGCCCACTTTGTAACCACTATAACTTCTGCATACTTGATTTTCATTGGATGTCAGTGTAAACTATGCCCCTTTACTCAGTACTTTGATTGTGAAAACACTTATCATGTTGTTTTTGTCTTTTCCATATATGTTGGCCAGGTTCGTGAAAGTTCTCAGTAATTTGGAGGATGATGTTAATGATGCCCCTAAGGCACCAGAGTTTCTTGGCTGTATTTTTGCAGAACTTATAATAGAGAGTATAGTCAGTTTGAATGAGATTGGCCAAGTAATACATGATGGTGGAGACCCGCCAGGCAGTCTCTTAGAAGTTGGACTTGCAGCTGACGTCCTCGGAAGCACCTTGGAGGCAATAAAACATGAGAAAGGCGACACTGTTCTAAGTGAGATTCAAACAGGCTCAAACTTGCGGTTGGAGACTTTCCGACCACCTAATACTTCTACTACATCAAGGAAGTTGGAGAAGTTTATTTAGATGATAGTTATGCTCAATGTATGCTTTTTACATACATATAAGGGGAAATGATTTTGGGTTAGACTCAACTTGCGGAGATGATTTTCTCAGTGAGATGGGTGGGTAGAATGATATATATTATGGTATCTTTTGTCTTAATTGTTATTTCTCCTATATCTTCACTGCAATTGTAAAAGGCTCAATTAATCGTCAGAATTTTTTAGGCTCAAGTTACTATGTTTGGTTGATTATGGCCTTCTATTTATTTCTTTGTAGATAGATATAATGGTTCAAATAGAAATTGTATGAATCTGTTCCAATAAAACACATCACTGAGTGAAAACAATAGTTGAAGTGTGTTAACTGAATTATTCAAGGCCTAACATAAGTGCTTATAACCACTTTGaaaattattagaatttaatattgACTGGGTGTATATAGTCAAAGTTCTCCACGTTCTTAAGTTAACCTTTTCAGTTGAATACTTCCAAAAGTGCTTATAAAAAGAGACTGAATTAAAATGTCTATTTTAAATCTTTTCTAAATTCCTTCATTGATAGAAGGCATTGACTTTTAAGGACATGCTCACACTTTCAATAAACTAATCCATCCCTGGACTAACAAAATATACTTCTTGTAGTTTCTTTCTGTTTTATAGGGTAAACGAAGGAAACAATTTTCTTGCTGTAAATGCATCAACACAGTTATAGCATCAGCTATTTGATTTCAATCAatagtcaaaattattttagtgCATGTGTAATCTAAACCGTCCGATGTAAAATTAATGACCGAGATTGATTACAACGTGTAACCACATTCTTTTGTTACTATAGCAAATCCGGATCCCAAAACGAATTATACCATCAATATAAAATAAGCCAACAATAATAATTAGCTCATAACCTGTACATATATATAAAGGAAAAGGGTTTTACTAGGCCATGTACATAATTTACAAAATGATGAAAAGTGAGATACACTTTGTGCACATTCTTTTGTTATTAATTCTTTCTCCATTAATTTGTGTTAATAGTGCAAACTTTGTGCTGATTCATGGTGGAAGCCATGGAGCATGGTGTTGGTATAAGGTTGCAACTATGCTTAAATCAACTGGTCATAATGTTACAACTATTGAATTAGCTGCTTCTGGTATCAATCAAATACAAGTTCAAGATAttcattcaatttcaaaatattataaaccTTTGATGGTATTTATGGAATCTCTTCCTCCAAATGAAAAAGTGATTCTTGTTGGTCATAGTCTTGGTGGGGTTTCTACATCTGTTGCTATGGAAAAATTCCCACAAAAAATTTCAGTTGCAGTTTTTGTTACAGCATATGTGCTTAGTCAAAATCTAACATACCCTGCTCTTCTTCAAGAGGTAGTTTCcttaacttattttatttttttaaaacaatctaTAGTCCAACTTGCCTGTGATCACAATGTTATTTTAGCGAGTTAAATAGGGCGGACCTACTAGAGGTAcagggttaatttttttttttttactcttttcaTCTAAAGTTACATGTTAAACGGTTCGATTCTGTAGTCTCAACCCAATGTCGTACCTGTAAATATATTTACCGTTATGCATTATGCATAAGTCAATGTCTTATTATTATATGTAAAATCAACTTCTATGTAAatagatttaatttaaattagttACTACATCTTGTAGCAAGCTAGAAGGAATGGTTCTTTAATGGacacaaattttttcttttttgatggACCAAATAAACCTGCAACTGCTAGACTAATTGGACCTAAATTCATGGCATCCAAGATGTATCAATTATCACCACCTAaggtatatataaaaaatttcatatgaATTTTAgtactatttaaatttttaatgtgaTTTTGCAAGTTAATGAAAGTAACACCAAATTAAAATGTGTAGGATTTGACCCTTGCATTGTCCCTAGTGAGACCTGTACCAATTTATAAAGATGTTGAACTATTGTTGAAGGAAACAAAAGTAACCAATCATAGAAATGGAAGAGTACCTAAAGTTTCTAAGCCATCTTGCATCATCTATGGTTTTCTAAACTACTTCATGTACTTGTATGCAGGAATATACCAATTATGCATATTTGTAGACATAACAAAGCTTTGATACACAGAAACAAAGCATGTAAATCTCAATAACATACTGATCATTCACACATTAGACCTTTTAACTCATGAAATCCATCCCTGCTATATATCCATCACACTTGAATTTGGTCCTTTCAATGTTCCTCCATGTTTAATACACCAAACTCATCTTTTTGGTAAACATATCTACCACATTGGAACAAAATCAAGTGGATATCCTCATACTCAATTTCATAAAGAGTGATGTGAGTGGTAAAATTCACATGAGTTTCACCCGATTAGAAAGTGTTAAAAAGAATGCTAACGAA from Trifolium pratense cultivar HEN17-A07 linkage group LG5, ARS_RC_1.1, whole genome shotgun sequence encodes:
- the LOC123886952 gene encoding salicylic acid-binding protein 2-like gives rise to the protein MMKSEIHFVHILLLLILSPLICVNSANFVLIHGGSHGAWCWYKVATMLKSTGHNVTTIELAASGINQIQVQDIHSISKYYKPLMVFMESLPPNEKVILVGHSLGGVSTSVAMEKFPQKISVAVFVTAYVLSQNLTYPALLQEVQARRNGSLMDTNFFFFDGPNKPATARLIGPKFMASKMYQLSPPKDLTLALSLVRPVPIYKDVELLLKETKVTNHRNGRVPKVSKPSCIIYEDLQMWMIKRSGPFVKLKVIKDSDYMIMFFSIQNENMNTYLSTIESLSIS